The Candidatus Binatia bacterium nucleotide sequence CAAGACCAGTGGGCAGTTCTCGCCAACGACGCGGTATCGCGACTACGCCATCAACCGGGACCTCATTCACTGGGAGAGCCAATCGACGACCCGCGCGGACAGCGAGACCGGCGTCCGGTACCAGAGGCACGCCGAGCGCGACACGTCGATCATGTTGTTTGCCCGCCTACGTCAAGACGAGCGCGCGTTCTGGTGTTTGGGGTCGGCAACCTACGTGCAGCACGAATCGGAACTTCCCATGGCGGTCACTTGGCGGCTGCATCACCCGCTGCCAGGCGACCTGTTCGCATCGTTCGCCGCCGCCGTGGCGTGAATAACTGAATGTACCCGGCAAACTGACGAACGGCGAGGACGGTCTTGGAGAGTGCTGTCATGAGAAACGCAAGTTCCCCAGGGCCGCCTCGTCGAACAAATGGACTGCTCGTACGCTCCGGATTGCTTGGGTATGGAAGCCGCTCAGGAACAATCGGGGCCGCTTCTCTTCCAAACCTTGACCTTTCCGAACGCGGCTCCTGCATGTGAGAAATGCCGCCGCAGCGGGGGAATCGGGCGCGATCAGGTTTCCCCGGAACGCGTGCGGCGACTGGCCTCTTCGGTAGCCGGGCAGTGCCGTGCCCGGTTACCAAAGAGGTAGAAAACCTCTCGGTGTTCTTCTCGGTCATTGCCACCACGCTGAAGGGGAACGCTACGTATTGGTTTCGAGGTCATGCAGACCTTGCGTGGCGGCTCATCCCCTCGGCGCTACGCTATGCTACTGCCCGCGAGAGGGATGTGGCGCTAGGGCTGCTCGCCGAGTTCAAGCGGGTAGCCGAGATCAAGCAGACACGCCCACCTCGCGACGACGATGAACTGGGCTGGCACCAGGTTGCCAGGCACTATGGACTTCCAACGCGGCTGTTGGATTGGACCGAGAGCCCGCTTGTCGCCCTATACTTCGCGTGCGAACAGGAGGAGACCGACGGCCTGGTGTATATACTCAACCCCGTGGATCTGAATCGCCTGAGCTATCCGGACCGGCCGCGCATCCTTGACGCACGCCAGGACGCCGAGATCGTGCGCGAGTACCTCCACCTCGACGGCAAGCAGAGGAAGCGTGGACGACGGACCGTTGCCGTGAATCCCGTGTGGAACTCCGAACGGCTCATGCTTCAGAAGGGCGTTTTCACCTTGCATGGGTCGCGGGACATCGAGCTGCCCGGCGACACGCCATCATTGGCTGCGGTCCCGATCACACGGGAAGCGAAGGGGACTCTTCGCTCGGAACTGGAGCGCGTGGGCATCGACGAGATGACTATCTTCCCCGAACTGGAACACGCCTGTGCCCACCTGAAACGGCGCGCTCGGCTAGAGGAGGGGTGATGGCTTGCCACATTCCATTTGCCTACAATGCGAAAGACGGCCACTTGGTGCGGACGATCTATCCGGATGCG carries:
- a CDS encoding FRG domain-containing protein, whose amino-acid sequence is MFFSVIATTLKGNATYWFRGHADLAWRLIPSALRYATARERDVALGLLAEFKRVAEIKQTRPPRDDDELGWHQVARHYGLPTRLLDWTESPLVALYFACEQEETDGLVYILNPVDLNRLSYPDRPRILDARQDAEIVREYLHLDGKQRKRGRRTVAVNPVWNSERLMLQKGVFTLHGSRDIELPGDTPSLAAVPITREAKGTLRSELERVGIDEMTIFPELEHACAHLKRRARLEEG